One region of Mangifera indica cultivar Alphonso chromosome 3, CATAS_Mindica_2.1, whole genome shotgun sequence genomic DNA includes:
- the LOC123210892 gene encoding protein IQ-DOMAIN 19-like has protein sequence MGKTGKWLKSFFAGKKDREKGKFSPAAIENPASPTPILPTTPKEKRRWSFRRSSATAATPKDLNSEEQSAPGTPPAMQARIDKEDEQKKHALAVAAAAVAAAQAAAAVIRLTTAAIGRSSAIEEAAAIKIQSIFRAYLARKALSALKGLVKLQALVRGHLVRKQATATLRSMQALLTVQARAHVQRIRMAKETDQINQGHSVHRKSTNDNCMRHTYPEIDRDMEENIKIVEIDHGESRGSSKSRNGYSNHPQIEQTEPRYFTQDNCQVSPFPSALTDMSPRGCSGHFEDYSFRKMQSSPQYYSDTSKADLSRVPFAFSRPDYTDSLAYECPLFPNYMANTESSRAKARSQSAPKSRPDSYERQPSRRRPSKEGRNVPRAIMRMQRSSSHVGMAAQNYQFPWSIKLDRSSVSLKDSECGSTSTVLTNTNYCRSFVAYDVSPNIMKSKF, from the exons ATGGGGAAGACAGGAAAATGGCTTAAAAGTTTCTTTGCAGGGAAGAAAGACAGAGAGAAGGGGAAATTTAGTCCTGCTGCCATTGAAAATCCAGCATCTCCAACTCCAATTTTACCTACAACTCCTAAAGAAAAAAGGAGATGGAGCTTCCGAAGATCTTCAGCCACAGCAGCAACTCCCAAGGACTTGAATTCAGAAGAACAAAGTGCCCCCGGTACGCCACCGGCTATGCAGGCTAGAATAGACAAAGAAGATGAGCAGAAGAAGCATGCTCTGGCTGTGGCCGCAGCAGCTGTGGCAGCTGCACAGGCAGCGGCTGCTGTGATCAGGCTAACAACTGCTGCTATTGGGCGATCCAGCGCAATTGAAGAGGCTGCTGCCATAAAGATTCAATCCATTTTCCGGGCTTATTTG GCAAGAAAGGCACTGTCTGCATTAAAAGGATTAGTGAAGTTGCAGGCCTTGGTAAGAGGTCACCTGGTGAGAAAACAAGCCACAGCTACACTTAGGAGCATGCAGGCACTGCTGACAGTTCAGGCTCGAGCTCACGTGCAGAGAATCCGGATGGCCAAAGAAACAGATCAGATTAATCAGGGGCACTCAGTCCACAGAAAATCAACTAATGACAATTGTATGAGGCATACATATCCT GAGATTGATAGAGACATGGAAGAGAACATTAAGATAGTAGAGATTGATCATGGTGAATCAAGAGGAAGCTCAAAGAGCAGAAATGGCTACTCAAACCATCCACAAATTGAACAAACAGAACCCAGATATTTCACGCAAGATAATTGCCAGGTTTCTCCATTTCCATCAGCTCTGACTGACATGAGCCCCAGAGGCTGCAGTGGTCATTTTGAGGACTATTCTTTTAGAAAAATGCAAAGTAGTCCACAATACTATTCTGATACATCCAAAGCTGATCTATCAAGAGTTCCTTTTGCCTTCTCCAGGCCAGATTATACTGATTCTTTGGCCTATGAATGCCCATTGTTTCCCAATTACATGGCTAATACAGAATCTTCAAGAGCAAAAGCTCGCTCACAGAGTGCACCGAAGTCAAGGCCAGATTCATATGAGAGGCAACCAAGCCGGCGAAGGCCTTCCAAGGAAGGGAGAAATGTTCCAAGGGCTATTATGCGGATGCAAAGGTCATCTTCACATGTGGGCATGGCTGCTCAAAATTACCAATTTCCATGGTCAATTAAGCTTGACAGGTCCTCAGTCTCGCTTAAAGACAGTGAGTGTGGATCCACCAGCACAGTACTTACAAACACCAACTACTGCAGATCATTTGTTGCATATGATGTGAGTCCAAATATTATGaaatcaaaattctaa
- the LOC123210596 gene encoding E3 ubiquitin-protein ligase RNF181-like yields the protein MAGMLPGVGVPPRRRIHSHHRQESGFSRSGSPPWEWRAPSAPVVCTLDETTLRARQRLEKRLGYLNPSSRSMEVQSNIDRSLDLKEHTKESPRSAKKLLAKHWNFRLSRSKSERNICSVCLEEFQAEQAVMDLSCSHKYHSDCLLPWLADHPHCPYCRIPIHS from the exons ATGGCCGGAATGTTACCTGGGGTGGGCGTGCCTCCAAGGAGGAGAATACATAGCCACCACCGTCAAGAGTCTGGTTTCAGCCGCTCTGGAAGCCCTCCATGGGAGTGGCGTGCGCCGTCGGCCCCGGTTGTTTGCACCCTGGATGAAACAACGCTTAGAGCTCGCCAGCGCCTGGAGAAAAGGCTGGGCTACTTGAATCCTTCTTCCAG GTCAATGGAGGTGCAATCAAATATTGATCGTAGCCTCGACCTTAAAGAACACACAAAGGAATCCCCCCGGTCGGCGAAGAAACTCCTGGCGAAGCACTGGAACTTCAGACTCAGCAGAAGTAAATCAGAAAGGAATATTTGTTCAGTTTGTTTAGAGGAATTTCAAGCAGAGCAAGCAGTAATGGACCTCTCATGTTCCCACAAGTACCATTCAGATTGCCTTCTTCCTTGGCTTGCAGACCACCCTCATTGCCCCTATTGCCGAATCCCTATTCACTCCTGA